A genomic segment from Streptomyces antibioticus encodes:
- the cseB gene encoding two-component system response regulator CseB, whose translation MADQTHVLFVEDDDVIREATQLALERDGFAVTAMPDGLSGLEAFRANRPDIALLDVMVPGLDGVSLCRRIRDESTVPVIMLSARADSIDVVLGLEAGADDYVTKPFDGAVLVARIRAVLRRFGHAGGGDRSEGTAPDGGVLTFGDLEVDTEGMEVRRAGQPVALTPTEMRLLLEFSSAPGTVLSRDKLLERVWDYGWGGDTRVVDVHVQRLRTKIGQDRIETVRGFGYKLKA comes from the coding sequence ATGGCAGACCAGACACACGTTCTGTTCGTCGAGGACGACGACGTCATCCGCGAGGCCACCCAGCTCGCCCTGGAGCGGGACGGCTTCGCGGTCACCGCGATGCCCGACGGCCTCTCCGGCCTGGAGGCGTTCCGGGCCAACCGCCCCGACATCGCCCTGCTGGACGTCATGGTGCCCGGCCTGGACGGCGTCAGCCTGTGCCGCCGCATCCGCGACGAGTCCACCGTGCCGGTGATCATGCTGTCGGCCCGCGCCGACTCCATCGACGTGGTGCTGGGCCTGGAGGCCGGGGCCGACGACTACGTGACCAAGCCGTTCGACGGCGCCGTCCTGGTCGCCCGGATCCGCGCCGTGCTGCGCCGCTTCGGGCACGCGGGCGGCGGCGACCGGAGCGAGGGGACCGCGCCCGACGGCGGTGTGCTGACCTTCGGCGATCTGGAGGTCGACACCGAGGGCATGGAGGTGCGCCGGGCCGGTCAGCCGGTGGCGCTCACCCCGACCGAGATGCGGCTGCTGCTGGAGTTCTCCTCCGCGCCGGGCACGGTCCTGTCCCGGGACAAGCTCCTCGAGCGGGTGTGGGACTACGGCTGGGGCGGGGACACCCGGGTCGTGGACGTCCATGTGCAGCGGCTGCGGACGAAGATCGGCCAGGACCGTATCGAGACGGTCCGCGGCTTCGGCTACAAGCTGAAGGCCTGA
- a CDS encoding M23 family metallopeptidase has product MFKRVTFRSSRTSLLRARVAVGAAAVGASVVLGAGVASAAAPAAAPVAAKKAVAAKGWVKPVAKYAKSASFHQAGAMWQSTHSGQDFAVPTGTKVVAAHGGTVVKAGGNGAGDGPAYGNAIVIKHGNGTYSQYAHLSRIDVKIGQVVKTGQRIALSGNTGNSSGPHLHFEIRTSANYGTAIDPAAFLRAKGLSI; this is encoded by the coding sequence ATGTTCAAGCGCGTCACGTTCCGTTCTTCCCGTACGTCCCTGCTTCGCGCTCGCGTGGCCGTCGGCGCCGCCGCTGTCGGTGCCTCGGTCGTGCTGGGAGCCGGAGTGGCGTCCGCCGCCGCGCCCGCCGCGGCGCCCGTCGCAGCCAAGAAGGCCGTCGCGGCCAAGGGCTGGGTCAAGCCGGTCGCCAAGTACGCCAAGTCCGCGAGCTTCCACCAGGCCGGTGCCATGTGGCAGTCCACCCACAGCGGCCAGGACTTCGCCGTGCCGACCGGCACCAAGGTCGTCGCCGCGCACGGCGGCACGGTCGTCAAGGCCGGCGGCAACGGCGCCGGTGACGGCCCGGCCTACGGCAACGCCATCGTCATCAAGCACGGCAACGGCACGTACTCCCAGTACGCCCACCTGTCGCGCATCGACGTGAAGATCGGTCAGGTCGTCAAGACCGGCCAGCGCATAGCCCTGTCGGGCAACACGGGCAACTCCAGCGGCCCGCACCTGCACTTCGAGATCCGTACGTCCGCGAACTACGGCACCGCGATCGACCCGGCCGCCTTCCTGCGCGCCAAGGGTCTGTCCATTTGA
- the cseC gene encoding two-component system sensor histidine kinase CseC yields MFRHLIPGRLERAGIRTGLRWKLSAAIALVGALVAVALSLVVHNAARVSMLDNARDLADERVQIAQRNVEQNGRPNFPKIQVDDRNLPPALREKVEEGRRATYVSDGEGGPDIWAAVPLKDGRILSLHTGFTDRSTDILNDLDQALVIGSIAVVLGGSALGVLIGGHLSRRLRKAATAAHQVAKGEPDVRVRDAIGGVVRDETDDLASAVDAMADALQQRLEAERRVTADIAHELRTPVTGLLTAAELLPPGRPTELVLDRAKAMRTLVEDVLEVARLDGASERAELQDLLLGEFVSRRVAAKDPAVEVRVVHESMVTTDPRRLERVLFNLLANAARHGSSPIQVTVEGRVIRVRDHGPGFPEDLLTEGPLRFRTGSADRAGKGHGLGLTIAAGQARVLGARLTFRNVRPAGAPPHIPAEGAVAVLWLPEHAPTNTGSYPMMPPS; encoded by the coding sequence ATGTTCCGGCACCTGATTCCCGGCCGTCTGGAGCGTGCGGGTATCCGCACGGGCCTGCGGTGGAAGCTCAGCGCGGCGATCGCGCTGGTCGGCGCGCTGGTGGCGGTCGCGCTCAGCCTGGTCGTGCACAACGCCGCCCGGGTCTCCATGCTGGACAACGCACGCGACCTCGCGGACGAGCGCGTCCAGATCGCCCAGCGCAACGTCGAGCAGAACGGCCGTCCCAACTTCCCCAAGATCCAGGTCGACGACCGCAATCTGCCGCCGGCCCTGCGGGAGAAGGTCGAGGAGGGCCGGCGGGCGACGTACGTCTCCGACGGCGAGGGCGGTCCGGACATCTGGGCGGCCGTGCCGCTCAAGGACGGGCGGATCCTCTCCCTGCACACCGGGTTCACCGACCGCAGCACCGACATCCTCAACGACCTCGACCAGGCCCTGGTGATCGGCTCCATCGCCGTCGTCCTCGGCGGCAGCGCGCTCGGGGTGCTCATCGGCGGCCACCTCTCGCGCCGGCTGCGCAAGGCGGCGACCGCGGCCCACCAGGTCGCCAAGGGCGAGCCGGACGTCCGGGTGCGGGACGCGATCGGCGGGGTCGTCCGCGACGAGACCGACGACCTGGCGAGCGCGGTGGACGCCATGGCGGACGCCCTTCAGCAGCGACTGGAGGCCGAGCGCCGGGTCACGGCCGACATCGCGCACGAGTTGCGCACCCCGGTGACCGGTCTGCTCACCGCCGCCGAGCTGCTGCCGCCGGGCCGGCCGACCGAACTGGTGCTGGACCGGGCGAAGGCCATGCGCACCCTGGTCGAGGACGTCCTGGAGGTGGCCCGCCTCGACGGCGCCTCGGAGCGCGCGGAACTCCAGGACCTTCTGCTGGGCGAGTTCGTCAGCCGGCGGGTGGCGGCCAAGGACCCCGCGGTCGAGGTGCGGGTGGTGCACGAGTCGATGGTCACCACCGACCCCCGCCGCCTGGAGCGCGTTCTGTTCAACCTGCTCGCCAACGCCGCGCGGCACGGCAGTTCGCCGATCCAGGTCACCGTGGAGGGCCGGGTGATCCGGGTCCGCGACCACGGCCCCGGCTTCCCCGAGGATCTGCTCACCGAGGGCCCCCTCCGCTTCCGCACCGGCAGCGCCGACCGCGCCGGCAAGGGCCATGGCCTCGGCCTGACCATCGCGGCGGGCCAGGCCCGGGTCCTCGGCGCCCGGCTGACCTTCCGCAACGTCCGTCCGGCCGGAGCCCCGCCGCACATACCCGCCGAGGGCGCGGTGGCGGTCCTGTGGCTCCCCGAACACGCCCCGACGAACACAGGCAGCTACCCGATGATGCCGCCGTCCTGA
- a CDS encoding IS630 family transposase has protein sequence MSDLVGDARHLSPSAQEALRLRAVAALVAGRDREDVAAVFGVSLKAVDIWWAKWLAGGREALVMRPRGKPVGVHQVLGEAEQAAVRQAVLDHRPCDVGLSGQLWTRRLIGDLIAKLYRVRLTEPGVGKYLKRWGLSFQRPDKRAVEQDPEAVRRWHAETWPKIRARAKEDGGEILFADQVGIRSDQVTGRTWGEKGKTPVVRRAGNRFSVNAMSAISTKGRMHFMVFTESFTAEVMCRFLDRLAGHFDHKVHLVVDGHSAHRSKKVRDWLAAHPDDVELHFLPPYSPELNPDELVNADLKHSLPKQHRARNQAELAAETRRFFRRRQRQPHIVRGYFGGPHVRYVLDENPMSF, from the coding sequence GTGAGCGATCTGGTGGGGGACGCGCGGCATCTGTCGCCGTCGGCGCAGGAGGCCCTGCGGCTGCGGGCGGTGGCCGCGTTGGTGGCGGGGCGGGACCGTGAGGACGTGGCGGCGGTGTTCGGGGTGTCGCTGAAGGCCGTCGACATCTGGTGGGCGAAGTGGCTGGCCGGCGGTCGGGAGGCTCTGGTGATGCGGCCGCGTGGTAAGCCGGTCGGGGTGCACCAGGTGCTCGGGGAGGCCGAGCAGGCCGCTGTGCGGCAGGCGGTCCTCGATCACCGGCCCTGTGACGTGGGGCTGAGTGGGCAGTTGTGGACGCGGCGGCTGATCGGTGACCTGATCGCGAAGCTGTACCGGGTACGGCTGACCGAACCGGGGGTGGGCAAGTACCTGAAGCGGTGGGGTCTTTCCTTCCAGCGCCCGGACAAGAGGGCCGTCGAGCAGGACCCCGAGGCCGTCCGGCGCTGGCACGCCGAGACCTGGCCCAAGATCCGGGCGAGGGCGAAGGAGGACGGTGGGGAGATTCTCTTCGCCGACCAGGTCGGCATCCGCTCCGACCAGGTCACAGGCCGCACCTGGGGAGAGAAGGGCAAGACCCCCGTCGTGCGACGGGCCGGGAACCGGTTCTCGGTGAACGCGATGTCGGCGATCAGCACCAAGGGCCGGATGCACTTCATGGTCTTCACCGAGAGTTTCACCGCCGAGGTGATGTGCCGCTTCCTGGACCGGCTCGCCGGCCACTTCGACCACAAGGTCCATCTCGTGGTCGACGGGCACTCCGCCCACCGCTCGAAGAAGGTCCGCGACTGGCTCGCAGCCCACCCCGACGACGTCGAGCTGCACTTCCTGCCCCCGTACTCGCCCGAGCTCAACCCCGACGAACTCGTCAACGCCGACCTCAAGCACAGCCTGCCCAAGCAGCACCGAGCCCGGAACCAGGCCGAACTCGCCGCCGAGACCCGCCGCTTCTTCCGCAGACGCCAGCGCCAGCCGCACATCGTCCGCGGCTACTTCGGCGGCCCACACGTCCGCTACGTCCTGGACGAGAACCCCATGAGTTTCTGA
- a CDS encoding MDR family MFS transporter: MADVQPAETEPEKQPRSVRVVLLALMITMMLAMLDNMIVGTAMPTIVGELGGLEHLSWVVTAYTLATAASTPIWGKIGDMYGRKGAFMSSIVIFLIGSMLSGMAQNMGELIGFRAVQGLGAGGLMVGVMAIIGDLIPPRERGKYQGMMAGVMALAMIGGPLVGGTITDNWGWRWSFYINLPLGIVSLALISAVLHLPRKRSQARIDYLGAVLLTVGITSVVLVTTWGGTEYAWTSARIMELIGIGVAALIGFVFWQTRAAEPIVPLHIFRSRNFTLMSLIGFIAGFVMFGATLFLPLYQQSVQGASATNSGLLLLPMLGAMLVTSMVAGRVTTNTGKYKVFPLVGSALMVVGLYLLSTMDTGTSRFTSGVFMAVVGLGMGCLMQITMLVAQNSVEMKDMGVASSSTTLFRTLGSSFGVAIMGALFNHRVQDVMAERAGALGSKLTEQSAQLDAASLAKLPEAAREAYQHAVSAGTHSAFLLGAVVAVGALVASVFVKEVPLKGAGPQKPGDDANEADAETAAEAGAKAAAAPVA; this comes from the coding sequence ATGGCGGACGTACAACCGGCGGAGACCGAGCCGGAGAAGCAGCCGAGAAGTGTGCGGGTCGTGCTGCTCGCGCTCATGATCACCATGATGCTCGCGATGCTCGACAACATGATCGTGGGCACCGCGATGCCGACGATCGTCGGCGAACTCGGCGGACTCGAACACCTCTCCTGGGTCGTCACCGCCTACACCCTCGCGACGGCCGCCTCGACTCCCATCTGGGGCAAGATCGGCGACATGTACGGGCGCAAGGGCGCCTTCATGTCCTCGATCGTGATCTTCCTGATCGGCTCCATGCTCAGCGGCATGGCCCAGAACATGGGCGAACTGATCGGCTTCCGCGCCGTCCAGGGCCTCGGCGCCGGCGGTCTGATGGTCGGCGTCATGGCGATCATCGGTGACCTGATCCCGCCGCGGGAACGCGGCAAGTACCAGGGCATGATGGCCGGCGTCATGGCGCTGGCGATGATCGGCGGCCCGCTGGTCGGCGGCACCATCACCGACAACTGGGGCTGGCGCTGGTCCTTCTACATCAACCTGCCGCTCGGCATCGTCTCCCTCGCTCTGATCAGCGCCGTCCTGCACCTGCCGCGCAAGCGCTCGCAGGCCCGCATCGACTACCTGGGCGCCGTCCTGCTCACCGTGGGCATCACCTCCGTCGTCCTCGTCACCACCTGGGGCGGCACCGAGTACGCCTGGACGTCCGCGCGGATCATGGAACTGATCGGCATCGGCGTCGCCGCGCTCATCGGGTTCGTGTTCTGGCAGACCCGGGCCGCCGAGCCGATCGTGCCGCTGCACATCTTCCGCAGCCGCAACTTCACCCTGATGTCCCTGATCGGCTTCATCGCCGGCTTCGTGATGTTCGGCGCGACGCTGTTCCTGCCGCTCTACCAGCAGTCGGTGCAGGGGGCCTCCGCCACCAACTCCGGCCTGCTGCTCCTGCCGATGCTCGGCGCCATGCTGGTCACCTCGATGGTCGCCGGCCGCGTCACCACGAACACCGGCAAGTACAAGGTCTTCCCGCTGGTCGGCAGCGCGCTGATGGTCGTCGGTCTGTATCTGCTGTCGACCATGGACACCGGCACCTCCCGGTTCACCTCCGGTGTGTTCATGGCCGTCGTCGGTCTCGGTATGGGCTGTCTGATGCAGATCACCATGCTCGTCGCGCAGAACAGCGTGGAGATGAAGGACATGGGCGTCGCGTCCTCCTCCACCACCCTGTTCCGTACGCTCGGCTCCTCCTTCGGTGTCGCGATCATGGGTGCGCTCTTCAACCACCGCGTCCAGGACGTCATGGCCGAGCGGGCCGGTGCGCTGGGCTCGAAGCTCACCGAGCAGTCCGCGCAGCTCGACGCGGCCAGCCTGGCCAAGCTGCCGGAGGCGGCCCGCGAGGCGTACCAGCACGCCGTGTCGGCCGGTACCCACTCGGCGTTCCTGCTGGGCGCCGTGGTGGCGGTCGGCGCGCTGGTGGCGTCGGTCTTCGTCAAGGAGGTCCCGCTCAAGGGCGCCGGACCGCAGAAGCCGGGTGACGACGCCAACGAGGCCGACGCCGAGACCGCGGCCGAGGCCGGGGCGAAGGCTGCGGCCGCGCCGGTGGCCTAG
- a CDS encoding ATP-dependent Clp protease ATP-binding subunit, with the protein MFERFTDRARRVVVLAQEEARMLNHNYIGTEHILLGLIHEGEGVAAKALESLGISLEAVRQQVEEIIGQGQQAPSGHIPFTPRAKKVLELSLREALQLGHNYIGTEHILLGLIREGEGVAAQVLVKLGADLNRVRQQVIQLLSGYQGKETATAGGPAEGTPSTSLVLDQFGRNLTQAARESKLDPVIGREKEIERVMQVLSRRTKNNPVLIGEPGVGKTAVVEGLAQAIVKGEVPETLKDKHLYTLDLGALVAGSRYRGDFEERLKKVLKEIRTRGDIILFIDELHTLVGAGAAEGAIDAASILKPMLARGELQTIGATTLDEYRKHLEKDAALERRFQPIQVAEPSLPHTIEILKGLRDRYEAHHRVSITDEALVQAATLADRYISDRFLPDKAIDLIDEAGSRMRIRRMTAPPDLREFDEKIAGVRRDKESAIDSQDFEKAASLRDKEKQLLAAKAKREKEWKAGDMDVVAEVDGELIAEVLATATGIPVFKLTEEESSRLLRMEEELHKRVIGQVDAVKALSKAIRRTRAGLKDPKRPGGSFIFAGPSGVGKTELSKALAEFLFGDEDALISLDMSEFSEKHTVSRLFGSPPGYVGYEEGGQLTEKVRRKPFSVVLFDEVEKAHPDIFNSLLQILEDGRLTDSQGRVVDFKNTVIIMTTNLGTRDISKGFNLGFAASGDSKTNYERMKNKVSDELKQHFRPEFLNRVDDVVVFPQLTQADILRIVDLMIGKVDERLKDRDMGIELSQSAKELLSKKGYDPVLGARPLRRTIQREIEDTLSEKILFGELRPGHIVVVDTEGEGETQTFTFRGEEKSALPDVPPIEQAAGGAGPNLSKEA; encoded by the coding sequence ATGTTCGAGAGGTTCACCGACCGCGCGCGGCGGGTTGTCGTCCTGGCTCAGGAAGAAGCCCGGATGCTCAACCACAACTACATCGGCACCGAGCACATCCTCCTGGGCCTGATCCATGAGGGTGAGGGTGTCGCCGCCAAGGCCCTTGAGAGCCTCGGGATTTCGCTCGAGGCGGTCCGCCAGCAGGTGGAGGAGATCATCGGCCAGGGCCAGCAGGCCCCGTCCGGGCACATCCCCTTCACCCCCCGTGCCAAGAAGGTGCTGGAGCTGTCGCTCCGCGAGGCCCTTCAGCTGGGCCACAACTACATCGGCACGGAGCACATCCTGCTCGGCCTGATCCGTGAGGGCGAGGGCGTCGCCGCCCAGGTCCTGGTCAAGCTGGGCGCAGATCTGAACCGGGTGCGGCAGCAGGTCATCCAGCTGCTCTCCGGCTACCAGGGCAAGGAGACCGCCACCGCCGGCGGCCCTGCCGAGGGCACCCCCTCGACGTCCCTGGTCCTCGACCAGTTCGGCCGGAACCTCACCCAGGCCGCTCGTGAGTCCAAGCTCGACCCGGTCATCGGGCGCGAGAAGGAGATCGAGCGGGTCATGCAGGTGCTGTCCCGCCGTACCAAGAACAACCCGGTGCTGATCGGTGAGCCCGGCGTCGGCAAGACCGCCGTCGTCGAGGGCCTCGCGCAGGCCATCGTCAAGGGCGAGGTGCCCGAGACCCTCAAGGACAAGCACCTCTACACCCTGGACCTCGGCGCGCTGGTCGCCGGCTCCCGCTACCGCGGTGACTTCGAGGAGCGCCTGAAGAAGGTCCTCAAGGAGATCCGCACCCGCGGCGACATCATCCTGTTCATCGACGAGCTGCACACGCTGGTCGGTGCGGGTGCCGCCGAGGGCGCCATCGACGCCGCGTCGATCCTCAAGCCGATGCTGGCCCGCGGTGAGCTCCAGACCATCGGCGCCACCACGCTGGACGAGTACCGCAAGCACCTGGAGAAGGACGCCGCCCTCGAGCGCCGCTTCCAGCCCATCCAGGTCGCCGAACCGTCCCTGCCGCACACCATCGAGATCCTCAAGGGTCTGCGCGACCGGTACGAGGCGCACCACCGCGTCTCCATCACCGACGAGGCGCTGGTCCAGGCCGCCACCCTGGCCGACCGGTACATCTCGGACCGCTTCCTGCCGGACAAGGCGATCGACCTGATCGACGAGGCCGGTTCCCGGATGCGCATCCGCCGGATGACCGCTCCGCCGGACCTCCGCGAGTTCGACGAGAAGATCGCCGGCGTCCGCCGCGACAAGGAGTCCGCGATCGACTCGCAGGACTTCGAGAAGGCCGCCTCTCTCCGCGACAAGGAGAAGCAGCTCCTGGCCGCCAAGGCCAAGCGGGAGAAGGAGTGGAAGGCCGGCGACATGGACGTCGTCGCCGAGGTCGACGGCGAGCTGATCGCCGAGGTCCTCGCCACGGCCACCGGCATCCCGGTCTTCAAGCTGACCGAGGAGGAGTCCAGCCGCCTGCTCCGCATGGAGGAGGAACTGCACAAGCGGGTCATCGGCCAGGTCGACGCCGTCAAGGCGCTGTCCAAGGCGATCCGCCGTACGCGCGCCGGTCTGAAGGACCCGAAGCGTCCCGGTGGCTCGTTCATCTTCGCCGGCCCGTCCGGTGTCGGTAAGACCGAGCTGTCCAAGGCGCTCGCCGAGTTCCTCTTCGGCGACGAGGACGCGCTGATCTCCCTCGACATGTCGGAGTTCAGCGAGAAGCACACGGTCTCGCGTCTCTTCGGTTCCCCGCCCGGATACGTGGGCTACGAGGAGGGCGGCCAGCTCACCGAGAAGGTGCGCCGCAAGCCGTTCTCCGTCGTCCTCTTCGACGAGGTCGAGAAGGCCCACCCGGACATCTTCAACAGCCTTCTGCAGATCCTGGAGGACGGTCGTCTGACCGACTCCCAGGGCCGGGTCGTGGACTTCAAGAACACGGTCATCATCATGACGACCAACCTCGGCACCCGGGACATCTCCAAGGGCTTCAACCTGGGCTTCGCGGCCTCGGGCGACTCGAAGACCAACTACGAGCGCATGAAGAACAAGGTGTCGGACGAGCTGAAGCAGCACTTCCGCCCCGAGTTCCTCAACCGCGTCGACGACGTGGTCGTCTTCCCGCAGCTCACCCAGGCCGACATCCTGCGGATCGTCGACCTGATGATCGGCAAGGTCGACGAGCGCCTCAAGGACCGGGACATGGGCATCGAGCTGTCCCAGTCCGCCAAGGAGCTGCTGTCCAAGAAGGGCTACGACCCGGTGCTGGGCGCGCGTCCGCTGCGTCGCACGATCCAGCGCGAGATCGAGGACACGCTCTCGGAGAAGATCCTCTTCGGCGAGCTGCGCCCCGGTCACATCGTGGTCGTGGACACCGAGGGCGAGGGCGAGACCCAGACCTTCACCTTCCGCGGTGAGGAGAAGTCGGCGCTGCCCGACGTCCCGCCGATCGAGCAGGCGGCCGGCGGTGCCGGGCCGAACCTGAGCAAGGAGGCGTAA
- a CDS encoding TetR/AcrR family transcriptional regulator, whose product MDVTMDGTKQQRRGNTRQRIQDVALELFAEQGYEKTSLREIAERLEVTKAALYYHFKTKEEIIVSIFQDLTKPIEELIEWGEQQPHTLETKHEIVRRYSQILADASPLFRFMQENQATVRELRIGESFKDRMRGLRDIFIDPDARLTDQVRCVSAIFTLHAGMFLLQDLEGDPEEKRAAVLEVAVDLVTQAHEGTLPS is encoded by the coding sequence ATGGACGTCACCATGGACGGCACGAAGCAGCAGCGCCGCGGGAACACCCGCCAGCGCATCCAGGACGTCGCACTCGAACTCTTCGCCGAGCAGGGCTACGAGAAGACCTCACTGCGCGAGATCGCGGAGCGTCTGGAGGTGACGAAGGCCGCCCTGTACTACCACTTCAAGACGAAGGAAGAGATCATCGTCAGCATCTTCCAGGATCTGACGAAGCCGATCGAGGAACTGATCGAGTGGGGCGAACAGCAGCCGCACACCCTGGAGACCAAGCACGAGATCGTACGGCGCTACAGCCAGATCCTCGCCGACGCGTCCCCGCTCTTCCGCTTCATGCAGGAGAACCAGGCCACCGTCCGTGAACTCCGGATCGGCGAGTCCTTCAAGGACCGGATGCGCGGCCTGCGGGACATCTTCATCGACCCCGACGCCCGGCTCACCGACCAGGTCCGCTGCGTGAGCGCCATCTTCACGCTGCACGCCGGGATGTTCCTGCTCCAGGACCTCGAAGGCGACCCCGAGGAGAAGCGTGCAGCCGTCCTCGAAGTCGCCGTCGATCTCGTGACCCAGGCCCACGAGGGCACCCTCCCGTCCTAG
- a CDS encoding SigE family RNA polymerase sigma factor: MAQGEVLEFEEYVRTRQDALLRSARRLVPDPVDAQDLLQTALARTYGRWEGIADKRLADAYLRRVMINTRTEWWRARKLEEVPTEQLPDARVEDSTEQHADRALLMDAMKVLAPKQRSVVVLRHWEQMSTEETAAALGMSAGTVKSTLHRALARLREELETRDLDARALEREERERCAAA; the protein is encoded by the coding sequence ATGGCGCAGGGCGAGGTGCTCGAGTTCGAGGAGTACGTCCGCACCCGGCAGGACGCGCTGCTGCGCAGCGCCCGCCGGCTGGTCCCGGACCCGGTCGACGCACAGGACCTGCTCCAGACCGCCCTCGCCCGGACGTACGGCCGCTGGGAGGGCATCGCGGACAAGCGGCTCGCGGACGCCTATCTGCGCCGGGTCATGATCAACACCCGGACGGAGTGGTGGCGGGCCCGCAAGCTGGAGGAGGTCCCCACCGAGCAGCTCCCGGACGCCCGCGTGGAGGACTCCACCGAACAGCACGCGGACCGCGCCCTGCTGATGGACGCGATGAAGGTGCTCGCTCCCAAGCAGCGCAGTGTCGTCGTCCTGCGACACTGGGAGCAGATGTCCACGGAGGAGACGGCCGCCGCCCTCGGCATGTCGGCGGGTACGGTCAAGAGCACGCTGCACCGGGCGCTCGCCCGGCTCCGCGAGGAGCTGGAAACCCGCGATCTGGACGCACGCGCGCTGGAGCGTGAGGAGCGGGAGCGTTGCGCGGCGGCCTGA
- a CDS encoding SCO3374 family protein yields MAGPVPPPTHPLLPLPRRPLARESREGREGRGGGDDVRGWYENELGWPTVPGHPVRLLTGERFDVLDVPATAGHAALRRLTAATTTPAGFPVSAGFPVSLHGNSASPHGHTANGIRMRLLVAAGAAEELPGILQWLEWGALPLDLTAIGAGGVMEAPPPPAVRRPPRAGPLQGAAVWVRPPVAGCEVESSLPTMSALGAPGGAPDLVRLVNTLATECHRVRLRRASAQPLAFS; encoded by the coding sequence ATGGCTGGCCCGGTCCCACCTCCGACGCACCCCCTGCTGCCCCTCCCCCGACGGCCGCTCGCCCGGGAGAGCCGGGAGGGCCGGGAGGGCAGGGGTGGCGGAGACGACGTCCGCGGCTGGTACGAGAACGAACTGGGGTGGCCGACGGTGCCCGGGCACCCGGTACGACTTTTGACCGGCGAACGCTTCGACGTCCTGGACGTACCGGCGACGGCGGGCCACGCGGCCCTACGGCGTCTGACGGCGGCCACGACCACGCCGGCGGGCTTCCCGGTATCGGCGGGCTTCCCGGTATCACTGCACGGGAACTCGGCATCACCGCACGGGCACACGGCGAACGGCATCCGCATGCGGCTCCTGGTGGCCGCGGGCGCGGCGGAGGAGCTGCCGGGGATCCTTCAGTGGCTGGAGTGGGGCGCGCTGCCGCTGGACCTCACGGCGATCGGCGCGGGCGGGGTCATGGAGGCCCCGCCGCCTCCGGCCGTCCGCCGGCCGCCACGGGCCGGGCCATTGCAGGGGGCCGCTGTGTGGGTGCGGCCCCCCGTCGCGGGGTGCGAGGTCGAGTCCTCGCTGCCGACGATGTCGGCCCTGGGGGCCCCAGGGGGCGCCCCCGATCTCGTACGACTGGTGAACACGCTGGCGACGGAGTGCCACCGTGTCCGACTGCGGCGCGCGAGCGCTCAGCCGTTGGCCTTCTCGTAA
- a CDS encoding histone-like nucleoid-structuring protein Lsr2 codes for MAQKVQVLLVDDLDGGEADETVTFALDGKTYEIDLTTANADKLRGLLEPYVKGGRRTGGRASGGRGKARAAAGGSQDTAQIRAWAKENGFEVNDRGRVPATIREAYEKANG; via the coding sequence GTGGCACAGAAGGTTCAGGTCCTTCTTGTCGACGACCTCGACGGCGGCGAGGCGGACGAGACCGTGACGTTCGCGCTGGACGGCAAGACGTACGAGATCGATCTCACCACTGCCAATGCCGACAAGCTGCGTGGTCTTCTCGAGCCCTACGTGAAGGGTGGCCGGCGTACCGGGGGCCGCGCTTCGGGTGGGCGTGGAAAGGCGCGTGCCGCTGCCGGTGGCAGCCAGGACACCGCTCAGATCCGCGCGTGGGCGAAGGAGAACGGTTTCGAGGTCAATGACCGTGGCCGTGTTCCCGCGACCATTCGCGAGGCTTACGAGAAGGCCAACGGCTGA
- a CDS encoding HAD family acid phosphatase has product MTRGTWTRRIALTAAATAAVTAMAVPAGAQAAPATGIPTVATASVTAAAAAEDVDYATWQADVRAVMDQARPYLEQRIATTTPGEKKAIVFDIDNTTLETDFGFSYPQPANKPVLDIAKYAQDRGVALFFVTARPGILSGVTDYNLKVVGYKVNGLYVRGFLDLFKDVAAYKTAQRVDIEKKGYTIIANIGNSATDLSGGHAEKTYKLPDYDGQLS; this is encoded by the coding sequence ATGACCAGAGGCACCTGGACTCGCCGTATCGCCCTGACCGCGGCGGCCACCGCCGCCGTCACCGCGATGGCCGTCCCGGCCGGCGCTCAGGCCGCTCCGGCCACCGGCATCCCCACCGTCGCCACCGCCTCCGTGACCGCCGCCGCGGCCGCCGAGGACGTCGACTACGCCACCTGGCAGGCCGACGTGCGGGCCGTGATGGACCAGGCGCGGCCGTACCTCGAACAGCGCATCGCCACGACCACGCCGGGCGAGAAGAAGGCGATCGTGTTCGACATCGACAACACGACCCTGGAGACCGACTTCGGCTTCAGCTACCCGCAGCCCGCCAACAAGCCGGTGCTCGACATCGCCAAGTACGCCCAGGACCGCGGCGTCGCGCTGTTCTTCGTCACCGCCCGCCCGGGCATCCTCTCCGGGGTGACCGACTACAACCTCAAGGTCGTCGGCTACAAGGTCAACGGGCTCTACGTCCGGGGCTTCCTGGACCTCTTCAAGGACGTCGCCGCCTACAAGACCGCCCAGCGCGTCGACATCGAGAAGAAGGGCTACACGATCATCGCGAACATCGGCAACAGCGCCACCGACCTCTCGGGCGGCCACGCCGAGAAGACGTACAAGCTGCCGGACTACGACGGTCAGCTCTCGTAG